tatgttttttttttttagatttcttAGAGTTTTGAACTAAattcattatatataaaattcatcaaaaaaaaaattcattatataaagcatttcttataaaattgtatatataattattgaatatattattttttaaaaatttgttcaaTTTCGATTAAATTTCTAACCATTCACCCCATATCCTTATCGGTAACGGACCGGATTGAATTGACAATACTGATATAAACTCGCAGTTGAGGGAGTTAAATGCCTTATGAAACTGTCATTTTCAGGAAGTTCATTATTTCTTGAAGTAAAAAAGGGAGATAATTACACTAAATGTTTGCTTATGCATAGTTTAGTGATTCATTTATCATAGGAGTAATTGAAGTCTTGACTTGTAGTATGAAGAAAGAAAATCACCACTGTCATGATTATTATCATCATTAATGTAAAAAATTGcctttaagaaaaacaaaatgcataaattatgttacgaatgacatggcgcaacggttgtgtgcaataatttttcattatgTTATCACAGgagtattaaaaaaatagtgaaaTATTAAGAATTGAAGCATATGCACGTGGGATTGATTTGATAATCTTATGACTAAATATCTTATTGCACGCGTACGACTTACAACTTGGGCAAATGCAGATGTTCAAAGGAAATTTAAATCATCAGTGTAATAATAGTTCGTTATTGCAgattaatttatcaattaaaagaTTAATGCGATTTTCCATCAATTAAGAAAGCCAATAAGCTAATAGAAAAAGAGATATAATGATATTAGGTAATGAAAAGATTTTCTCAATTATCTAATTTATCTTGTACCTCATTGGACACTggcatataaattataatattgttGTGGGTCAACTGTTtcttttcttaaaaataataatatataaatatataagaagaaaaatcatctcatgaaaatgataaactcttcataagtaaaaaaataaataaaaatgaatttaacgGCTACTAATTGAACCATCCAAagacatcaaattttactcatcgatgatagatttgcaaaaaaatgaaaagtgatgattttatttactctttagaggacgtgattaaaatgaaaaaacgtgtaaatgtggtgattttatatgaaattaaccttAAATTTAAATGTATAATATAATCTTAAGATTTAAAGTGTTAtacatcaaattttaattttttgcgtTTTTTTAACCTAAATgtcctttttgataatttttttataaatgatatattaGAGACAACTGTATGATCAAATGGTTgtatataacatattaaaaaattgccgaaaataaaatttaataaatacagaaacacaaaaagttaaattttggtatataactatttaattttgtattaaattggaTTGCTACGAGctcatattttgaaatttaatttgccaatacttttttttatattgaacaGAATATATCACAAGTTTGATCTGTTCACATCCCACACTTACAACTTTTAATCTTTTGACTTTTTACgagataaatattttatctacAATTCTTGGCACCCAAGCAATTAAACCTAGATTTGTTTAGATTAGACTTTAGATCCATCATTACTAAtcctttatttaatttaatgcaTTAGCCAATTTGTTTCTTTAGATAATGATTAATTTTGCAtcattaaagaaaaataaaataaaaataaaaaagatgctTTTTCCACTTCAATTTTGGCTAATttatctcttttatttttatttttatactgaaAGTCAACGCCCTCTCTCGCCCACTACTTTTTGTTTAGCATTTTGGCACTAAGTGCTTTTTATGCTAAAATTTCTTCTACGCGTGTGCTCACTTCACTCATTGACTCATCGCTCTCCCTTCTTCAGGTTCTTGCTATCGTGCGCCTAGCCCCACATTGCTTTGGTTATTTTTGGCAACGGGTCGCCCTCACTGAAATTGCCATGAGCCCCGTGTTTTCCATCGTTCACCGTTTCATTTGCAAAATCAGGTGGATTTCTTTGTTAATTATGGGCTAATTATCACCTATGCACCCTGGCTTTTGGCCAATCTTACAATAACtctgaattttaaaaatgatgagTAAACCTCTTAAATTATCTGGTGACATTCACCACGGCCCTATGCCTAAAAAATGTCCAAAATACCCCCAACAACATTTTTCCGGGTCAGTTGCCATtctaaagaataaaaaaattgacatcgCAACGtcaccaaaaattcaaaaaaaattaaaacatccaaaaatcttaaactattaatatttaattaaaaattaaatccagTCCGACCATTCAATACCTAACCCCCAAGCACCGTTTCTGGCTACCGCCTCCTACCGATCGCCGAATTTTTTTTCAGCAGTCCTTTTCGGACCGTTCTTTCATGGAAGAACAGATAGGAAAACAGACGCGATATGTTCTTCCATGAAAGAATAGCTCGGTGAAGACAACTGGAAAAAAGTTTAGTGGTTAGTAGAAGTTGATAGCCGGAAATCGGTGGACGTGAGTAGAGGTTGAGTGGTTGAATTTGAGTGAGTTTGTTTGcgtttggtttttaattttttaaattaaattttaataattttagtggtattttggatgttttgatttttttttgaatttttgttgaCGGGGCACTAGGGGTATTTAGTGAGCGCTATCACATAATTTAGGGGTTTACTAATCGTTTttgaaatttagaaatttattatAAGGTTGGCCAAAAGTCAAAttatgggtgattattagccttgGTTATGGAAAAGTTTCAAATTGGAGTGAGAAAAAAAAACGTCCGGCCAATTAATCAACCTAACCGATGTCTTTTGGTGGGTTCGATTAAAGATTTAACTTTGTTCAGTtcgattttaatataaaaaaatttcaatttttcaattatcggttcagtttaaattttaaattatctaaaataatCAAACCGACCGAACTAACCAACTATTCGGTAAACAATTAATTCAGTTAAAGGgttgtcggttcggttaatactctgtgatgatccCTTGAGCGTACCATAGGCGAATAAGCACAGTTCCACCACAAAATCACCAAAAATAAGGAGAGATTCTAATTTAATAGAACCTGGGCAAATCTGCCACTAAAAAGAACCTGGGCAAAGCCAAAAAGAGGTGCGCAGGATAACACAcaacaaaattaaagaaaaccCCACCaccttatttttttaacattttcccCCCTTTCAACTATTCAATTTCCttagtaaataaaaaagagtGAGAGTCAGCCATTTGTCATAGTCAGCTCACTCATTCCCATAAAACCACTTTTTTTCTCTTCATTCCCCTTCCCCTTCTCATCTCCACTGCAAAAAATTTCTTATAAATTCTTATAGTTCAGAGTCGCCACTGATTGACATAAATATATGCATCAGAACatttaattagataattaattatGGATGGTTTACCTGCTGGTTATCGCCCCAACGTCGGCGTTTGTCTCATCAATCTTGATAACCAGGTAACCGTCGCTTATTTATTCTTCTAGTGAAAGAAATTTTAATATCAAGATTTTTGTTATAGGATTTTCATGAGGTGTTAGTTTTTTTTACTGCGGTTACGGATGAACAGTTAAATTTGATTGAGGTTACGTGTGTCGGTGTGtgtttgtttataattatatgTTTGGAAGTTTGGTTAGTGAAAGAGACTGGTAATGgagttattttaattaagtttgaGATTATAAGTGTAGTTAGTAATTGATGGTGATGTTGATAGATAGATATTTATGTAGATAGAAAGTTAAAATGCaggaattgttttattttttgtgaaGGTAATTTGGTAATTTAACGGAGTATTAAGATCTAGAAATGATGCATTAATGCTGCTAATTTAAATCAGATTTGTGTTTGTGGACTAATCTAGAGATGAATATGGTCAAATTTGCTTGCTATTTTATTTACAGCCGGAAGAAGAGATTTGAATCTGGtattaatcaatcaaaatataTCTCGTTTCAGAAACGTTTTAGACACTTTACGTTTCGGACACACAGCTTCTTTTTTAaacataggaaaccttaaaataaccgTTTCACTGTGTCCGTGTCCAACTGTCCCGTTTCTCTGTGTCCATGTCCGTGGTACCTAGATCGTATCTGAAGAATTATAAATCCCTGCCgttagaaatttaagataatCTTTTGGGACATGTCTGCTTGATGATTAATTATCTGTACTTTGTAACTTAGCTGAAGTATATATAGTAGGGATTTGAACCCCTAAGTATTCATTTTAGCTTTGAATTGATGTATATAAATTTGTCAACCACACTATGCATGTAGCTTCTTTTCAAGTAAAAGTATGCTATCGTTATGTTAGTCACAATTCTTAATTTGGCGAGTATGAGGTCAATTTGCATACTTTCAGCAGtctaattttgaaattttttgttgattttgatgGATAAGGAAGAAGGTAGGGATAGAAGTATCATAATATTGACTGTTGTTGCTTCTAAAtcctgatttttttataaagcgTTTATATGCACATTTTGTTAGAAAGAATATAATGATTGCTAGTGGTTTACTTGACAGATTTTTGTAGGTTCTAGATTGAATGTTCCAGGAGCATGGCAAATGCCTCAGGTATTGGATATTGTTTTTGCATTGAATTATTAACTTTTAGAATCGAAGTTTGATTCATTAATTATAAGTACATCCTTAAAAACAATATTACCCTTTTAGCTAAGCTTGTCCTTCATGTGATTGCCTTGTAGGGAGGTATTGAAGAGGATGAAGAACCTAGATCTGCAGCCATGAGGGAATTACAAGAGGAAACTGGAATTGTGTCTGCTGAAATTATTGCTGAGGTTTGTTCACGATTTTTTGAGTAAATGTTGATATATCATGTTAGTTGTTCAGTGATTAATAGTATAAATAGAAAGCACAGTTGCTTGAGTACTTTTTAAACAGGTTAATTAGTTGATCTTAAATGCAAATTATTTATTCTTTACTTTATTGCTTGTGTCACGACAGGTACCAAATTGGTTAACATATGATTTTCCTCCGGCTGTCAAGGCCAAAGTAAATCGTCTTTGGGGAGGTGAATGGCATGGGCAAGCACAGAAATGGTGAGGTTCTCTCTCCCGTTCTATCTCACCACTGTTACAAATTGATACCATCAAACTCTATGGTTTTGTTTAAACTAGTGATTCCATTTGTAGTATTCTGTTAAGTTTCCTACTTTAGAGCCATGGGTCATAGGACTAGTGGTTGTTTTAGTTAATAGTTGAAGAATCAAAGAACAGTCTCTTGGGATAGATATGTAAAGTTTGAAGTCTAAATGAACTCTATTAGCCAAGTTAAGAAACTAGGAAACATATTTTGTGCTAACTGAGATACATTGCTACCGAGCAAAT
This window of the Mercurialis annua linkage group LG5, ddMerAnnu1.2, whole genome shotgun sequence genome carries:
- the LOC126679835 gene encoding nudix hydrolase 25 is translated as MDGLPAGYRPNVGVCLINLDNQIFVGSRLNVPGAWQMPQGGIEEDEEPRSAAMRELQEETGIVSAEIIAEVPNWLTYDFPPAVKAKVNRLWGGEWHGQAQKWFLMRFTKDESEINLANGAADPEFAEWKWTSPEEVIEQAVDYKRPTYEAVVKTFRPYLNEPGIAAKCKSSKW